From Streptomonospora salina, the proteins below share one genomic window:
- a CDS encoding ATP-binding protein yields the protein MNESLTVPASAAMVPVVRHGVAALLAGFDRVDDAELIASELVTSAVRASTGAITVGVTDTGTVRIKVTDQRGHRPRRAGDFAVDEDAPDGLGLCSTLADAMGATCFRSGDYTTWAELSPGPALH from the coding sequence ATGAACGAATCCCTCACCGTCCCGGCGAGCGCCGCCATGGTGCCGGTCGTTCGACACGGCGTGGCTGCACTGCTGGCGGGATTCGACCGTGTCGATGACGCCGAGCTGATCGCGAGTGAGCTGGTCACCTCGGCCGTGCGCGCCAGTACGGGCGCGATCACGGTCGGTGTGACGGATACCGGCACCGTGCGTATCAAGGTCACCGATCAGCGTGGACACCGCCCGCGCCGCGCCGGCGACTTCGCGGTCGACGAAGACGCGCCCGACGGGCTCGGCCTCTGCTCCACCCTCGCTGACGCTATGGGGGCGACGTGTTTCCGGTCCGGTGACTACACGACATGGGCCGAGCTGTCGCCTGGGCCTGCTCTCCACTGA
- a CDS encoding helix-turn-helix domain-containing GNAT family N-acetyltransferase — protein MTAPSAPSALPTLAAADAETYAAWFACLAEPARVRLLHTVASAPAGATVGELAEALELRQSTVSHHLRKLADVGFVTLTKAGTSTRVMINPECCTGLPHAADAVMGLLASRPCCPVDLPADVSVRAMEPADFDAVRRIYAEGIATGIATFETEVPPADALDATWFADHRWIAEIDGETAGWAAAAPVSTRAAYAGVAETSVYVAESARGRGVGKALLHRQVTAADAGGLWTLQNAVFPENKASLALHHNAGFRTLGVRERVARHHGAWRDTVMLERRRDDEGCTPVN, from the coding sequence ATGACCGCTCCGTCCGCCCCGTCCGCGCTGCCGACGCTCGCCGCCGCCGACGCGGAGACCTACGCCGCCTGGTTCGCCTGCCTGGCCGAACCCGCCCGGGTACGCCTCCTGCACACGGTCGCCTCGGCGCCGGCGGGCGCGACGGTCGGGGAGCTCGCCGAGGCGCTGGAGCTGCGCCAGTCCACCGTCTCCCACCATCTGCGCAAGCTCGCCGACGTCGGCTTCGTCACGCTCACCAAGGCCGGAACGTCCACCCGCGTCATGATCAACCCGGAGTGCTGCACCGGCCTGCCGCACGCCGCCGACGCCGTGATGGGCCTGCTCGCCTCGCGGCCGTGCTGCCCGGTCGACCTTCCCGCCGACGTGTCGGTGCGTGCCATGGAACCCGCCGACTTCGACGCGGTGCGCCGCATCTACGCCGAGGGCATCGCCACCGGCATAGCCACCTTCGAGACCGAGGTTCCGCCCGCCGACGCCCTCGACGCCACGTGGTTCGCCGACCACCGGTGGATCGCCGAGATCGACGGCGAGACCGCGGGCTGGGCCGCGGCCGCCCCCGTCTCCACCCGCGCCGCCTACGCCGGGGTCGCCGAGACCTCGGTCTACGTCGCCGAATCGGCACGCGGCCGCGGCGTCGGCAAAGCCCTGCTCCACCGGCAGGTCACCGCCGCCGACGCCGGCGGCCTGTGGACCCTGCAGAACGCGGTCTTCCCCGAGAACAAGGCCAGCCTGGCCCTGCACCACAACGCCGGCTTCCGCACCCTGGGCGTGCGCGAACGCGTCGCCCGGCACCACGGCGCCTGGCGCGACACCGTCATGCTGGAACGCCGCCGCGACGACGAGGGCTGCACACCCGTGAACTGA
- a CDS encoding UTRA domain-containing protein, whose protein sequence is MTAQAVRGGWESASETVRVADGIADRLAVEAGAEVMRTSYTFTGDDEPVMLSTSYEPLEITRGTSVVLPEDGPHSGRGVVERMRQIGQRIVHAGEIVTARSATDEEANRLRLSRGTVMMVIQRTYYTQDRPVETADIVVPPDRYELAYMIPVDQD, encoded by the coding sequence ATGACCGCACAGGCGGTCCGCGGCGGCTGGGAGTCGGCCTCGGAGACCGTTCGCGTGGCCGACGGAATCGCCGACCGGCTGGCGGTCGAGGCCGGCGCGGAGGTGATGCGCACGTCCTACACCTTCACCGGTGACGACGAGCCGGTCATGCTGTCGACAAGCTATGAGCCGCTGGAGATCACCCGCGGTACTTCCGTGGTGCTACCCGAGGACGGGCCGCATTCCGGCCGCGGCGTGGTCGAGCGTATGCGGCAGATCGGGCAGCGCATCGTGCATGCAGGCGAGATCGTGACCGCGCGGTCGGCCACCGACGAGGAGGCGAACCGGCTGCGCCTGAGCCGCGGCACGGTGATGATGGTGATTCAGAGGACGTACTACACACAGGATCGGCCGGTCGAAACCGCGGACATCGTGGTACCACCGGATCGCTACGAGCTGGCGTACATGATCCCGGTCGACCAGGACTAG